The following nucleotide sequence is from Gymnodinialimonas phycosphaerae.
CTCCGAACCGGGTGAACAGCGTCAGGATATCCTCTCCGCGCTGGCGCAGCGGCGGCAGGTCGATGCGCATGGCGGCAAGGCGATAGAACAGATCCGGCCGCAGCGCCCCTTCGCATTGATCCGGTTCGGGCGCGTTGCAGATGGCGACGATGCGCGTCTCGGCGGGCGTGCCCTGATCGTTGATGAAGGTCAGAAGGCGGGCTTGCAGGGCTTGGGACAGCGCCTCGACGTCTTCCAGCACCAGCGTGCCGCCGCGGGCCTGTTCGACCAGCGGCTTGTCCTGGTCTTCGCCGACCGGGCCGAACAGTTTGGCCGAAAGCTCCTCCTCCTCATGGGCGGCGCACGACAGGACAACAAACTGCTTGCCCGCGCGGGGGCCAACCGCATGCAGCGCATGGGCGACCAGCGTCTTGCCGGTGCCGGTTTCGCCGGTGATCAGCACATGGCCGTCGGCCTGGCCGAGGTCCAGAATGTCCTCGCGCAACCGCTCCATCACCGGGGAAGACCCGATCAGTTTGCGCATCAGCACGGTGCCGTCGGAAAGTTCCCGCCGCAGGGCCCGGTTGTCGAGGGTCAGGCGACGTTGCTGCCCTGCCCGCTTGGCCAGATCGGTCATCCGATCCGGGTTGAACGGCTTCTCCAGGAAATCATAGGCCCCGATGCGCATCGCTTCGACCGCCATCGGCACATCGCCGTGGCCGGTGATCAGGATCACGGGAATACCGCTGTCGACCCCCATCAGCCGCTTCAGAAAGGCCATGCCGTCCATGCCGGGCATCTTCACGTCCGTCACCACCACGCCCGGAAAATCCGAGCCGATCGCTTTCAGCGCCTCTTCCGCGCTGGCGTAGGTCTCGGTGTCGAAGCCCGACAGCGCCAGCCACTGGCTGATCGACTGCCGCATGTCCTGCTCATCATCTACAATCGCGATCTTCATGGCGAAGATTCCTTTTTGTCCTGGCCTACGCCCTTCGGGCTTTAAAAGGCCGTTCGTCTGCCCCGCCTCTGCGGACGGCAAGTGCACTATTCCCAAACTCTGACACGCACGATGCGTGCTATTCCGCCGCCTCATTCGCTTCCGCACCGCCCAATGCCGGCAAGCGCACTTCAAATACCGCGCC
It contains:
- a CDS encoding sigma-54-dependent transcriptional regulator, with protein sequence MKIAIVDDEQDMRQSISQWLALSGFDTETYASAEEALKAIGSDFPGVVVTDVKMPGMDGMAFLKRLMGVDSGIPVILITGHGDVPMAVEAMRIGAYDFLEKPFNPDRMTDLAKRAGQQRRLTLDNRALRRELSDGTVLMRKLIGSSPVMERLREDILDLGQADGHVLITGETGTGKTLVAHALHAVGPRAGKQFVVLSCAAHEEEELSAKLFGPVGEDQDKPLVEQARGGTLVLEDVEALSQALQARLLTFINDQGTPAETRIVAICNAPEPDQCEGALRPDLFYRLAAMRIDLPPLRQRGEDILTLFTRFGEQFSEEYGTEAPQVTAQEAAQLLQAPWPGNVRQLINISERAILQQRRGSGSIASLLMSDNTQIAPQAMGEGKPLKEYVEAFERMLIDNTMRRHRGSIASVMDELCLPRRTLNEKMAKYGLSRSDYL